In Lysobacter sp. FW306-1B-D06B, the sequence CCTGGGCACGCTGCTCCTGGCGAGCTGGAAAAAGCGCAAGGACGCCCCACTCCCGCCCCCGCCGGTCCAGCGCTGAATCCGCCCGTGCCCGCGCTCGTCGACACCCACTGCCACCTGGATGACGCCGAGTTCGACCGCGACCGCGATGCGGTGATCGAACGCGCACGTGAGGCCGGCGTGGACCGGCAGATCGTGCCCGCGGTGGACGCCGCGAGCTGGCCGAAACTGCGCGAGGTCTGCGCGGCCGACGAGCGCCTGCACGCCGCCTACGGCCTGCACCCGATGCTGCTGGACGTCCACCGCGACGAGCACCTCGTGCAACTGCGCGAATGGATCGAACGCGAGCGCCCCGTCGCCGTGGGCGAATGCGGGCTGGACTACTTCATCGAAGGGCTCGATCCCGATCGCCAGCAGCATTTCTTCGAGGGGCAACTTAAGATCGCGCGCGACTTCGACCTGCCCGTCATCGTGCACGCGCGCCGCGCCGTGGATGCGGTGATCGCGACGATCCGCCGCATCAGCGGGCTACGCGGCGTGGTGCACAGCTTCTCGGGCAGCCAGGAGCAGGCGAAACAATTGTGGAAGCACGGCTTCCTGCTCGGGCTCGGCGGGCCGGTCACCTACGACCGCGCCAACCGGCTGCGCAAACTCGCCGCGACCATGCCAATCGAACACCTGCTGCTGGAAACCGATGCGCCCGATCAGCCGGACGCGTGCATCCGCGGCCAACGCAACGAGCCCTCGCGACTGCCGCAGGTGTTGGCGACCATCGCCGAGCTGCGCGGCGAGTCCGTCGAGGCCGTCGCCCGCGCCACCAGCGCGAACGCCGAGCGCCTGTTCGCCCTGCCCCGCACCTAAGCGCGCGCGGCGCCCTTGCGCTTGAGCAGCAGCTCCAGCGCGCGCCCGACCGCCGCGAAGGCGAACGTGCCGGTGATGTGCGTCGCAGCGCCCAGGCCGGCACCGCAGTCCAGCTTCAGCGCCGCGTCGCCGGACACTTGCGGGCGGATGCCGCAGACCGTGCCGTCGGGTTGCGGGTACTTCACGTTCTCCAGCGAGTAGATCGCGGAGATGCCGAAGTAGCGGTCGGCGTTCTTCGGGAAATTGAACTCGCTGCGCAGCTTCTTGCGCACCAGCGCCAGCATCGCGTCGTGCTCGGTGCGCGAAAGATCGCGCACGCGCACCAGGGTCGCGTCGGTGCGACCACCGGCCGAGCCGACCACGATCAACGGCAGCTTGCGGCGCCGGCACCACGCGGCCATCACGACCTTGGTCCGAAAGCTG encodes:
- a CDS encoding TatD family hydrolase → MPALVDTHCHLDDAEFDRDRDAVIERAREAGVDRQIVPAVDAASWPKLREVCAADERLHAAYGLHPMLLDVHRDEHLVQLREWIERERPVAVGECGLDYFIEGLDPDRQQHFFEGQLKIARDFDLPVIVHARRAVDAVIATIRRISGLRGVVHSFSGSQEQAKQLWKHGFLLGLGGPVTYDRANRLRKLAATMPIEHLLLETDAPDQPDACIRGQRNEPSRLPQVLATIAELRGESVEAVARATSANAERLFALPRT
- a CDS encoding tRNA threonylcarbamoyladenosine dehydratase; the protein is MSTSPIPAQTVPEHALDPAWLERFAGVDRLYGTGTVAHLAGCRVAVIGMGGVGSWVAEALARTGVGHLTLIDADDLCVSNTNRQLPALAGQYGRVKVEAMAERSRAINPQITVEAIASFVTPSNLEEMLDRGFDLVIDACDSFRTKVVMAAWCRRRKLPLIVVGSAGGRTDATLVRVRDLSRTEHDAMLALVRKKLRSEFNFPKNADRYFGISAIYSLENVKYPQPDGTVCGIRPQVSGDAALKLDCGAGLGAATHITGTFAFAAVGRALELLLKRKGAARA